The following are encoded in a window of Verrucomicrobiia bacterium genomic DNA:
- a CDS encoding cobalamin-binding protein — MRKQRVISLLPSATEIVCALGEAGRLVGRSHECDFPPEIRGLPACTSAKLDAHATSAEIDRQVKNLLRDAVSIYDVDTERLKELKPDLILTQAQCEVCAVSLPEVEEAVAAWTGKRPVILSLSPNRLADIWTDIGRVAEALDIAEHGREVLRGLKMRMVNIIEKSCMVKQRPSVACIEWIEPLMAAGNWVPELVELAGGANVAGTAGKHSDWMTWEALQKLDPEIIIAMPCGFDLARTREEMASLAKHDGWLKLRAVKNNRVFVTDGNQYFNRPGPRMVESLEILAEIIHADRFHFEHRGNAWERLNSAG; from the coding sequence ATGCGCAAACAACGCGTTATTTCACTTTTGCCCAGCGCCACGGAAATTGTCTGCGCGCTCGGCGAGGCCGGCCGCCTGGTGGGCCGCTCGCACGAATGCGATTTTCCGCCGGAGATTCGCGGCTTGCCGGCCTGTACCTCGGCCAAACTCGATGCGCACGCGACCAGCGCGGAAATTGACCGGCAGGTAAAAAATCTTTTGCGCGACGCGGTTTCGATCTACGACGTGGACACCGAACGGCTCAAGGAGTTGAAACCGGATTTGATTTTGACGCAGGCGCAGTGCGAAGTTTGCGCGGTGAGTCTGCCGGAAGTCGAAGAGGCCGTGGCGGCGTGGACGGGCAAGCGGCCCGTGATCCTTTCACTTTCACCGAATCGGTTGGCGGATATTTGGACGGACATCGGGCGCGTGGCGGAAGCGCTGGATATTGCCGAGCATGGGCGCGAAGTTTTGCGTGGCTTGAAAATGCGCATGGTGAATATCATCGAAAAAAGTTGCATGGTGAAACAGCGGCCCTCGGTGGCGTGCATCGAATGGATTGAGCCGCTGATGGCGGCGGGAAATTGGGTGCCGGAATTGGTCGAACTGGCAGGCGGCGCGAATGTGGCGGGCACGGCAGGCAAACATTCCGATTGGATGACGTGGGAGGCGTTACAAAAGCTCGATCCTGAAATCATTATTGCGATGCCGTGCGGATTCGATCTCGCGCGGACGCGAGAGGAAATGGCGTCGCTGGCGAAACACGACGGCTGGCTAAAACTTCGCGCGGTGAAAAACAATCGGGTATTCGTCACGGATGGGAATCAGTATTTCAATCGGCCGGGGCCGCGCATGGTGGAATCGCTGGAAATACTGGCGGAAATCATCCACGCCGACCGGTTTCATTTTGAACATCGCGGCAACGCGTGGGAGCGGTTAAATAGCGCTGGTTGA
- the cutA gene encoding divalent-cation tolerance protein CutA: protein MTNASVFSMVLITTPNLKAAKRVAKAALQARLIACANLVPKIESHYWWQGKIEKSAEVLMIMKTSRKHLKALEKLVLAEHPYDTPEFLVLPLQAGNARYLKWIADSTSAI, encoded by the coding sequence ATGACAAATGCCTCAGTATTTTCAATGGTCTTGATAACTACGCCAAATTTAAAAGCGGCGAAGCGGGTCGCGAAAGCCGCCCTTCAAGCCCGCCTCATCGCCTGCGCCAATCTCGTTCCCAAAATTGAATCACATTATTGGTGGCAGGGAAAAATTGAGAAGAGCGCAGAAGTTTTGATGATCATGAAAACTTCACGCAAGCATCTGAAAGCTTTGGAGAAATTGGTGCTCGCGGAACATCCGTACGATACGCCGGAGTTTTTGGTGTTGCCGTTGCAGGCGGGAAATGCGCGTTACCTGAAGTGGATCGCGGATTCAACCAGCGCTATTTAA